ATGCACGTGCGTGTCCAGCACGTATTCGAGCGTGAGGTCCAGTTCCTTCAGCAGGTTCAGGTCGCGCTCGACCTGCTCATGCACCGGGTCGATGAGCAGCGCCTGGCGGGTGCGCCCGTCGGCGAGGAGATAGGTGTAGGTGGAGCTTTCGGAGTCGAAGAGCTGACGGAAGAGCATGGGGGTTTCCTTCTCCGCGGGACGTGAAGACGATGTGCGGGTGGGAGCCAGGGGGCGGCAGAAAAGATTCGCGCCCCCTGGCGCCGGGGCTGCCTGCCCTGCGGTCGGGCTAGTAGCGGATGACCTGGTAGCCCTCGGCCACGAGGCGGGAGAGCTCGGCGACGCCGTTCGGCACCACCTCGGCGGCCGGCTGCAGCTTCTTCGGGTCGATGTCGTACTTCTTCAGCGCGCTGCCGCAGGCCACCAGCCGCACCCCGGCGGCCCTGGCCTTCTCGGCCGCCTGCCTCACGCTTTCCGGCACGGCCTTCACGGTGGGGTCCAGCGACACGATGGAGCGCCCGTAGCTCAACCACACCACGTCCGAGAGGTAGCCGGACTCCTTGGCCGCCACCGCGTGGCGGAAGCTGCTGGTGAGGGTGCCCACGTCCTCGAGCCCGGTGGTGGCCACGAAGACGAGCTTGCCCTTCTGCGCGGGCCGCGGCGGCCGCGCATCCGGGCTGGCGGCGAGCGCCGCGGCGGGCACGGCGAGGAGGAGTGCGGCGAGCAGGGTGAAGAGGGTGCGGTGCATGGGGCTCCTGTCTGCGGGTGAGGGGTGAAGGGGGAAGAGCGCGTTCAGGGCAGTTGCTGGGTGCGCAGCACGGGCGGCAGGTCCTCCCCGACCGCGCGCCCCTGCAATCCACCGTTCAGCTCGGGACGCGTGGCGAGGTAGCGGCGCACGGCCTCGTGCGCATCGACCTCCAGGGTGCGTGTCTCCGTCGCGCCGGGAATGCGGCAGAGCATGTCGGGCGTGTCTCCCTCGCGCTCGCAGGCGGCCACGGTGTACACACGGGCTTCGTCCAGCGGCTCGCCGTTCACCTCCGCCGAGAGGAGCCGCTGGCCCTTGGGCGCATTCGCGCGAAAGCGCAGCGTCATCCCCGAGGGCCGAGGCAGCCAGCCGCCGAAGCGCTTCTCGGCGTCCCGCGCGAAGACGTTCTCCAGCTCCTGCTCCCAGAAGTCACGCAGCTGCTTGCCGGTGAGCTTGCCTGTCTTCACCGGGTTCACCACTGGGAAGAAGTTCCACAGGTCCGCCTCGCGCACCGGCCCGGGAAGGAGCGGCGTGCCGAAGCGGAAGCCATTGGACAGGCCAATCTCGGTCCCACCGGCGGCGCGGATGGCATCCGCGAGCATGTTGTCGAGCGGGTTCTCCACCACGGCGTAGCGCGCGAGCGTCACCCCGGTGTGCCCCACCTCCTTGGACAGCCGCGGCCCCAGGGGTGCGAGCGCGGCGTCCACCAGCCTCACGACTTCGGGACGCTCCGGGAAGCGCGCGGCCGTCAGCTCGAGAAGCTCCCACTTCCTCTCCACCACCTTGCCGCCCTCGACCCACAGGTCCAGCCGGCCGAGGAATGAGCCAAAGGCTCCGGGCTCCACCACCCAGCTGCCTCCGCGCTCGATGGGCACGTAGGTGCGCTCGTGGGTGTCGGCGGACAGGTGCGCGTCCACGCCAGGCACCTGGTCCGCGAGCGCCACCGCCTTGGAGAGGCCCACGTGCGTCATCAGCAGCACGACGTCCGCGCGCTCCTGCTCGCGCACCTCGCGCACCAGGGCGGGCAGCGCCTCGGGGCCGTCGTAGCGCAGGCCCTCGCTGTAGCCGGGGGGCTGCCGGCGCGGCACGTCCGGGTCCGTGAAGCCGACGACGGCGATCCTCACGCCGGCCACCTCCCTCAACAAATAGGGGGAGAAGAGCCGCTCGCCGCTCGCCGCATCGCGCAGGTTGGCGGCGAAGAGCGGGTAGTTGAGCTGGCGGGCACGCTCGCGCAGCACCCCGGGGCCGTAGGCCACCTCCCAGTTGCCGGGCACCGCGCCCTGCAGCCCCAGCGCGTTGAGCGGCGCGATCAGCGCCGCCCCCTCGGTGAGCGCCGCCTCGCCCGAGCCCTGCAATGTGTCGCCAGCGTCCAGCACCAACACGTCGCCACCGCGCTCACTCCTGATGCGCTCGATGGCCGCGGCCACGCGTGCGAAGCCGCCGGCCATCTCGATGCGCTCCTCGCCATCGCGCCAGAACAGCTCCGGGTGCGCGCGCAGCTGCGCGTGCAGATCCGCGACGTAGAGGATGGTCACCTGACGGCGCGAGCCCTGGGCCGAAGTGGCCCCGGTGGGGGCGGGCGGTGTAGCCGCGGGGCGGAGCACCGTGCGCGCACAGCCGGCGGCGAACCACACGGCAGCGAGTCCGAGGAGGAGGAGTCGACGGTACATTCAGGGGACCTTTCGGGGTGGAAGGAGGCTGGCGGAAGGACCCGGAGAGCTCCGCGCGTCCGCTAGCCGGGCCAGGCCTGCGTGCCCCAGGGCAGCGCGGGCGCCACCTGCGCGCAGGCACCCGCGCCGATGGCCGCGAGCCCCTGTGCGAGCGCCGCCTGCGACTGCTCGCCAACGCGGCGCGACACCTCGCGACCGCCGGCCTCGAGGAAGAGGAAGGTGGGCACGCCGCGAATGCCGTGTCGGGCCGCGGCCTGGCGGCCCTCCGCGCTGCCCACGTCCACGAGCAGCACGTCCACGTCGCCGCGCGCCGCGCAGGACTGCTGCAGCCGCGCCACCACGGGCTTCATCCGCTGGCACACCGGGCAGCTCTGGCTCACGAACTCCACCATCGTCGGGCGCTGCAGGAGCGCCAGCGGTGCGCTGCCCGCGGGCAGCGTTGGAGTGAACGTGGGCTCCGGCAACGCGCATGCCGTCGTGCCCCCACTCCCGGGGGTACATGCGGCTGTCTCGGAGGCGCCGAGGTCCGCATCCCGCTCCGGCGTGCGGGAGGTGAGCGTCGCGGCGGGCGCGGCCTGCGCCGCCACCGGCGCGGGCTCCAGAGGACTGTTCGTCGGGGTGAGCAGCGCAAGCGAG
This window of the Corallococcus macrosporus genome carries:
- a CDS encoding bifunctional metallophosphatase/5'-nucleotidase, which encodes MYRRLLLLGLAAVWFAAGCARTVLRPAATPPAPTGATSAQGSRRQVTILYVADLHAQLRAHPELFWRDGEERIEMAGGFARVAAAIERIRSERGGDVLVLDAGDTLQGSGEAALTEGAALIAPLNALGLQGAVPGNWEVAYGPGVLRERARQLNYPLFAANLRDAASGERLFSPYLLREVAGVRIAVVGFTDPDVPRRQPPGYSEGLRYDGPEALPALVREVREQERADVVLLMTHVGLSKAVALADQVPGVDAHLSADTHERTYVPIERGGSWVVEPGAFGSFLGRLDLWVEGGKVVERKWELLELTAARFPERPEVVRLVDAALAPLGPRLSKEVGHTGVTLARYAVVENPLDNMLADAIRAAGGTEIGLSNGFRFGTPLLPGPVREADLWNFFPVVNPVKTGKLTGKQLRDFWEQELENVFARDAEKRFGGWLPRPSGMTLRFRANAPKGQRLLSAEVNGEPLDEARVYTVAACEREGDTPDMLCRIPGATETRTLEVDAHEAVRRYLATRPELNGGLQGRAVGEDLPPVLRTQQLP
- a CDS encoding DsrE family protein, giving the protein MHRTLFTLLAALLLAVPAAALAASPDARPPRPAQKGKLVFVATTGLEDVGTLTSSFRHAVAAKESGYLSDVVWLSYGRSIVSLDPTVKAVPESVRQAAEKARAAGVRLVACGSALKKYDIDPKKLQPAAEVVPNGVAELSRLVAEGYQVIRY